CGTCGCAAAACAAGGCACATTTCGCGCCAATTAAGAAAGGATTTCGTCATTTCAGAACGTAAACCCACCAGGCCACCAAGGTTAAGTATTCTATCTAGCTTGCTTCATAAGTTATAGCTATTTTGccggaggggaggggagaagggCTAAAAACGTGAATGTCATTGTAAAAGTGTGAATATTTTGTTCGGCAAGTTGTAAAGAGTGCCCGTGTTTCTAAATCTCCTATCTTGGGTAGTCTGTGTTTATTTCAGTATATAGATATCATGCTCATATTTGTGAAATGTCTATACGTATGTGATCTCTGCATGTTTTCAGATTTGTGAAGTGTCTATACGTATGTGATCTCTGCATGTTTTGGAATAAATTTAGTTCAGTTCCGACGCTGTGCCCTTGATGTCCTTCTCACTTTCTCCCAAAAAAGCTCGAGCCATTTTAATGCGAACCGGTGTTATGAACCCGACCGTTACATCATTATGACCTAGTACGGTAGCCAATGGGTAAGTCTTTGCCTCTGTGAATGTACATGCTTACAGCAAAATAAGCAACAATGCTGCAACTTCCCAAACCTGTAAttgcttattttattataaccATGAAGCAATGCAAGTAGCGACACATGGAAACTCTGAGTGGtactttatttgaaataggtgtatgcgCCAAATGGCGTAATGCGAATGCATAGGGAGCAAGAATAAGTTAAATCCTCGACATAAATACAGTACATTTATTCCACAACTTTTCTCCCCTGACTAGCGGCGCCTTCCATACAGAGGATTGCGGTAGCGTCTCGCACCAGGCCCCTTCAAACTCTGAATAAACCGGCTCCTCGCCGCCAAGTACTGGGACCTACAGCACGCCCTGGAGCACGTGGGAGCACAAGCCCTGTCGCAGGCGAAAGGGCACTGGGCGACGGGCACGGCCATGGGGTACGCTACCGGGGGGTAGCCGGGGTACCTTGGGTTGTAGGCGTGGCTGTAGAGGTAAGGGTAGGGGACCATGTAGGGGTAGGGGAGCTGATATATGGGCTGCGGCAGGGCATGAGTTTCGTGTCTCGTGTCTTCGCCTTCGGGTTCTCTGTTTTCCTGCTTGTTCTCTTCGCGGTGGAGCTCTTGGGCCTTTCGAAAAATAAAGACATCCATAGACGTAATCAAATGATTACAGCGTGTAGAACAGTATTTAGGGCTTCTTAGGGGTTAGTTTCGAATTCTAGTTCTCATAAATTTATTCTAAAATTTATGTCAAAAGAAAGAATTGAAtaattgtgtgtgtgtgtgtgtgtgtgtgtgggggggggtatCGGTTCTACCATCAATTtacaattttgttttgacgTAAGGATTTGGTCGACCGACAAAAAAGAACGTacagataaataaaaacaggGATGAGGACAACCTATATTAAGCGAACGCTAGCTATATACATACCAGTTGGACCCAGCAAAcaagaaatatataaaatatatacattaTGCCAATGTGAATTGATAAAGGTGTCAGGTTAATAAAGCTACTGCCCCCTGACGAACCTCGATCTGTCAGCGCAACTACTTTGTTTCACAGAGTATACCAcatagttattctacagcttgtctgaaGTCTTTTTAGTTATACCACAtcgtttttctacagcttttctGTAGTTCTTCTATTTATTTCACaaagttattctacagcttgtctgtagtttttctagttgTACCACATACCCCCCTGAAATCTCCTTACCGGCGCAGGCGCAGATGCTGGTGGCCAAACGAAGGTGTGTCCGATGATTTGTacaggagggggagggggtgaagccTCTTGGTGCTCTTGGGTCAGCTCTACCGTAGCACTCCCCTCCTCTGATTcctgaaagacaaaacaaaaagacataAACAGTCAAAAACTACATTTTTTCGCGTAAGCATAAAAGGAGTTGCCAATAATCTGCCATGCTTCTGCAAAACCTCTcgcaacatcatcatcattgtaatcttcatcatcataaacaacatcattacatcaccatcaccatcaccatcaccatcaccgtcaccgtcaccgtcaccgtcaccgtcaccgtcatcaccatcaccatcaccatcaccgtcaccgtcaccgtcaccatcaccgtcaccgtcaccgtcaccgtcaccgtcgccatcaccatcaccatcaccgtcaccatcaccatcaccatcaccgtcaccgtcaccgtcaccgtcaccgtcaccgtcaccgtcaccatcaccatcaccatcaccatcaccatcaccatcaccatcaccatcaccatcaccgtcaccgtcaccgtcaccatcaccgtcaccgtcatcgtcaccatcaccatcaccgtcaccgtcaccatcaccgtcaccgtcaccgtcactaACACCATTACCATCTCCAATACAATCACCatgattatcatcaccaccttatcatcatcatcattatcattccGTGCTTACCGGCTGATCGCTAAGATTGTTGTTTATCTCTCCGTGTCCGGAGTATCCCAGAGGATGATAGAATCCAGGGTGGTAGGGGAAGGGATAGAAAACCGGAACTTGAGGAGCTACTACAGGATACGTCTGAATATGGACCGGTTGGGCTTCATTATTGACCTGTTGAGCTGCATTATGGACTTGAGAAGTATGAACAGATTGTGGTGAAGTATGGACCGATTTCGATGATGTATGGACCGGCTCTAATGGAGTATGGACCGGGGTAAGTTGTTGCTGTTCGTATGGCGTATGAACAACGACTTGTGGAGGGTGGTGGATTTCTGGAGCAACAATAGGAGCTGCGGGTTGCTGTGTAAATAGCAAAAATACAAGCTTGACTCAAATTTCAAATTGAAGCTAGAAGGAGTTGGCGTGTCACACCTATCGGTTGAAGAATCTGCTCTTAGAATTCCACTGTTCAGGCCTTGACCAAATGAAAAATCACATGTACTTGTTTGACAGGCCTTTTTATCTAAGGATCCCCTCCCATCATTCTAGTCACTGTTTTTATAAGCGTATAGCTAGATTTCATTGGGGATAATTCACaactattttgttttcaaatattgaGGATCCTATCGTGCGAGCGAAGGGCGAGGTGTGACAAGCAGAAAcgaaaacaatacaaaaacagcATTTAGATTCTACAAGCGGGGAAAACATACCTGCTGTTGGACCACTTGGACAGGATAGTGAACCGGACAGGGCGCGGGGTAGGGCGTCACCTCATAAGGCACGCTTCCGGTGCAGACAGgaactgcgcatgcgcaagtTGACGTTGCGTGACACTCctttgggggtgggggtgggtgaAAGATTTGATCACGGCACTCTGAGAGATATGAAACAAATTTGAACGGCTGTGCTATAAAAGCTAGTCACTCAAGTAGTCACGCTGATCTCGCGTGTTGCGTGAAGACCTCTTCAGTTGTCATGCAGGGAGGGAAGTAAAACGGTCaccgatatttttaaaacccACCTGGTGTTACAATGCTTCCAGGTTTGAGAATCGCTTCCAGTACTCGCAAATGTGCCTCATTGCAACTGAACTTCATGATGATATTGGCGTATGACAAGTTGTTGTCGGTTCTATAGATATAAAGAGGTGGTAAGATGTACACGCATGTAGCTAAGGGTGGACAAGGGTGGTAAGATGTCCACGCAtgtgctaggggtggacaaGGGTGGTAAGATGTACATGCATGTGATAGGGGTGGACAAGGGTGGTAAGATGTACACGCATGTGATAGGGGTTGACAAGGGTGGTAAGATGTACACGCAtgtgctaggggtggacaaGGGTGGTAAGATGTACATGCAtgtgctaggggtggacaaGGGTGGTAAGATGTACAAGCAtgtgctaggggtggacaaGGGTGGTAAGATGTACATGCAtgtgctaggggtggacaaGGGTGGTAAGATGTACACGCATGTGATAGGGGTGGACACGGGTGGTAAGATGTACATGCAtgtgctaggggtggacaaGGGTGGTAAGATGTACAAGCATGTGCTAGGAGTGGACAAGGGTGGTAAGATGTACATGCATGTGCTAGGGGTGCACAAGGGTGGTAAGATGTACACGCAtgtgctaggggtggacaaGAGTGGTAAGATGTACACGCATGTGATAGGGGTGGTAAGATGTACACGCATGTTATAAGGGTGGTCAAGGGTGGTAAGATGTACACACATGGGCTAGGGAGTGGACAATGGTGGTAAGATGTACATGCAtgtgctaggggtggacaaGGGTGGTAAGATGTACACGCAtgtgctaggggtggacaaGGGTGGTAAGATGTACACACAtgtgctaggggtggacaaGGGTGGTAAGATGTACACACATGTGCTAGGGGTGGATAAGGGTGGTAAGATGTATATGCAtgtgctaggggtggacaaGGGTGGTAAGATGTACATGCAtgtgctaggggtggacaaGGGTGGTAAGATGTACACGCAtgtgctaggggtggacaaGAGTGGTAAGATGTACACGCAtgtgctaggggtggacaaTGGTGGTAAGATGTACACGCAtgtgctaggggtggacaaGGGTGGTAAGATGTACACACATGTGCTAGGGGTGGATAAGGGTGGTAAGATGTATATGCAtgtgctaggggtggacaaGGGTGGTAAGATGTACATGCATGTGATAGGGGTGGACAAGGGTGGTAAGATGTACACGCAtgtgctaggggtggacaaGGGTGGTAAGATGTACACGCAtgtgctaggggtggacaaGGGTGGTAAGATGTACATGCATGTGCTAGGGGTGCACAAGGGTGGTAAGATGTACACGCAtgtgctaggggtggacaaGAGTGGTAAGATGTACACGCATGTGATAGGGGTGGTAAGATGTACACGCATGTTATAAGGGTGGTCAAGGGTGGTAAGATGTACACACATGGGCTAGGGAGTGGACAATGGTGGTAAGATGTACATGCAtgtgctaggggtggacaaGGGTGGTAAGATGTACACGCAtgtgctaggggtggacaaGGGTGGTAAGATGTACACACAtgtgctaggggtggacaaGGGTGGTAAGATGTACACACATGTGCTAGGGGTGGATAAGGGTGGTAAGATGTATATGCAtgtgctaggggtggacaaGGGTGGTAAGATGTACATGCAtgtgctaggggtggacaaGGGTGGTAAGATGTACACGCAtgtgctaggggtggacaaGAGTGGTAAGATGTACACGCAtgtgctaggggtggacaaGGGTGGTAAGATGTACACGCAtgtgctaggggtggacaaGGGTGGTAAGATGTACACACATGTGCTAGGGGTGGATAAGGGTGGTAAGATGTATATGCAtgtgctaggggtggacaaGGGTGGTAAGATGTACATGCATGTGATAGGGGTGGACAAGGGTGGTAAGATGTACACGCAtgtgctaggggtggacaaGGGTGGTAAGATGTACAagcatgtagctaggggtgcaCAAGGGTGGTAAGATGTACCCGCATGTAGCTAAGGGTGGACAAGTGTGGTAAGATGTACATGCATGTGATAGGGGTGGACAAGGGTGGTAAGATGTACACGCAtgtgctaggggtggacaaGGGTGGTAAGATGTACATGCATGTAGGTAGGGGTGGACAAGGGTGGTAAGATGTACATGCATGTGATAGGGGTGGACAAGGGTGGTAAGATGTACACGCAAGTGCTAGGGGTTGACAAGGGTGGTAAGATGTAAATTCTTGGAGGGAAGGGAGGAGCTAATTCGGCGGAAGCGCTTATTCGATGAATTAGTGTTAAACAATATACTCACGTGACATTCTGGAATTCCAAAGATGAGAAGCACGGATAGCATCGGTAAATCATGCGAAGCTGGggagaaaaaaatgatttttaaatgTGAATTCGCGAGTAAAACGGGAAGATATTCTCTTTATCTTCCAAAAAGTTGTGAAATTTGATGCCACACTTCAAACAATTTGTTCAAGGTGGAACAAGACAGAATTAAATTAAAGACATCTCTAGGGTGAGCAGGGGGTGTTATTTAGTGCTAAAGTTAAGAACGGTAGACGGACATCTTGCAATGTTTCTCacacttttaaaaataaaatgttaatGTTGTTAgaatttcatttaaaaaacaacTGTATTCATCCCATTCATCACATAATATCATTTCAACAATCTGAAAACTGGGAAGGAGGAATGAGGAGGGAAAGTTGTGCCTCCGTAATACAAAGGAGGGCTCCCCCTCCGTCCCTTGTCTGTCGGCAATGTGTCCCCATGTGTAACGATGTGTCCCATGTGTACCGATGTGTCCCCATGTGTACCGATGTGTCCCATGTGTACCGATGCGCCCCATGTGTACTTAAGGGGGCCCCTTGTGTACCGATGTGTAGAGATGTGTCCCCATGTGTACCAATGTGTCCCTATGTGTACCGATGTGTCCTCATGTGTCCCCATGTGTACCGATGTGTACCAATGTGTCCCCATGTGTACCGATGTGTTCCCATGTGTACCGATGTGTCCCCATGTGTACCCATGTGCCCCATGTGTACCGATGTGTAGAGATGTGTCCCCATGTGTACCGATGTGTCCCCATGTGTACCGATGTGCCCTATGTGTACCGATGTGTAGAGATGTGTCC
The DNA window shown above is from Nematostella vectensis chromosome 15, jaNemVect1.1, whole genome shotgun sequence and carries:
- the LOC5513480 gene encoding uncharacterized protein LOC5513480 isoform X2, giving the protein MKATVEVCVILIGLAVVTSVKGQYPPPPQPSPPTPAPTMVNATSNATQASANSSSVDSRALECRTFFVSIKLEKAPPPSDSEPYHEMKCHICENLRMIYRCYPCFSSLEFQNVTTDNNLSYANIIMKFSCNEAHLRVLEAILKPGSIVTPECRDQIFHPPPPPKECHATSTCACAVPVCTGSVPYEVTPYPAPCPVHYPVQVVQQQQPAAPIVAPEIHHPPQVVVHTPYEQQQLTPVHTPLEPVHTSSKSVHTSPQSVHTSQVHNAAQQVNNEAQPVHIQTYPVVAPQVPVFYPFPYHPGFYHPLGYSGHGEINNNLSDQPESEEGSATVELTQEHQEASPPPPPVQIIGHTFVWPPASAPAPAQELHREENKQENREPEGEDTRHETHALPQPIYQLPYPYMVPYPYLYSHAYNPRYPGYPPVAYPMAVPVAQCPFACDRACAPTCSRACCRSQYLAARSRFIQSLKGPGARRYRNPLYGRRR
- the LOC5513480 gene encoding uncharacterized protein LOC5513480 isoform X1, with amino-acid sequence MKATVEVCVILIGLAVVTSVKGQYPPPPQPSPPTPAPTMVNATSNATQVNATTTTNATEASANSSSVDSRALECRTFFVSIKLEKAPPPSDSEPYHEMKCHICENLRMIYRCYPCFSSLEFQNVTTDNNLSYANIIMKFSCNEAHLRVLEAILKPGSIVTPECRDQIFHPPPPPKECHATSTCACAVPVCTGSVPYEVTPYPAPCPVHYPVQVVQQQQPAAPIVAPEIHHPPQVVVHTPYEQQQLTPVHTPLEPVHTSSKSVHTSPQSVHTSQVHNAAQQVNNEAQPVHIQTYPVVAPQVPVFYPFPYHPGFYHPLGYSGHGEINNNLSDQPESEEGSATVELTQEHQEASPPPPPVQIIGHTFVWPPASAPAPAQELHREENKQENREPEGEDTRHETHALPQPIYQLPYPYMVPYPYLYSHAYNPRYPGYPPVAYPMAVPVAQCPFACDRACAPTCSRACCRSQYLAARSRFIQSLKGPGARRYRNPLYGRRR